Proteins from a genomic interval of Gadus macrocephalus chromosome 2, ASM3116895v1:
- the LOC132453022 gene encoding cytosolic phospholipase A2 beta-like isoform X1, whose amino-acid sequence MPCNGWRTGGVTAAYVCVFTLITQTLFLPVEAGGATGSQPQEPASLLSLGEQQFVSARKEGIRNSLQSLGMHINADSVPHIALLGSGGGQRAAVALLGSLQQMGQDDLLDTLLYMGGVSGSGWAMASLYTDPQWSTNTAAALARLTQPGPGVDDIVDWLRVRAEQEDFSLSDLWGSLLSSSVMKQMDRTRLSDEAKRQTTNPYPVYSALEQNCYLDGQTKGKWFELTPHESGFTELNHFTPTSQLGQRPSDSGASEGEKGVKGGKEEVMEVEEEVMEVMGVEVSGMDMVTLQGIIGSAMADEQQMLAHLPDWLKNILDIHSSPSEGAVDRQERKTKVDAWMEKVLKPVREGLHALPDGRVKDVVSWVVLKLLPLITEWKWGTTANFIYHSPDEFIPECLRSTENLQLVDAGLFLNSPYPPFLGPRRDVDLIISLDFSLGQSLESLILARDYAVEVGKPFPVIDDTVLEEMDWPRDFYVFPGGRSAPTIVYMPLFNQRNCRDAAEVKSKMAEYTTVQMPYNQKKIAGLLKIAMDNMKNNKNKLMLEMHSAAVRKQERRS is encoded by the exons ATGCCCTGCAACGGGTGGCGAACTGGCGGGGTCACAGCAGCCTACGTTTGTGTTTTCACCCTAATTACACAAACgctgtttctccccgttgaggCAGGGGGCGCCACAGGCTCTCAACCACAG GAACCAGCCAGTCTGCTGTCCCTCGGAGAACAGCAGTTTGTCTCAGCGAGGAAGGAGGGGATCAGGAATTCACTCCAAAGTCTGGGGATGCACATTAATGCG gactCGGTGCCCCACATCGCCCTgctgggctctgggggggggcagagggcgGCTGTGGCTCTCCTGGGGTCTCTCCAGCAGATGGGGCAGGACGACCTGCTGGACACCCTGCTCTACATGGGAGGAGTGTCTGGGTCTGGCTG GGCCATGGCGTCCCTCTACACCGACCCCCAGTGGAGCACCAACACGGCCGCAGCTCTGGCCAGGCTGACCCAGCCCGGCCCGGGGGTGGACGACATCGTGGACTGGCTGAGGGTCCGCGCGGAGCAGGAGGACTTCTCCCTCTCCGACCTCTGGgggtccctcctctcctccagcgtCATGAAGCAG ATGGACCGCACGCGCCTCTCCGACGAGGCCAAGAGACAAACCACCAACCCGTATCCGGTCTACAGTGCGCTGGAACAAAACTGCTACTTGGACGGCCAGACAAAAG gcaaaTGGTTTGAGTTGACTCCTCATGAGTCGGGCTTCACAGAGCTGAATCActtcacccccacctcccagcTGGGCCAAAGACCCTCAGACAGTGGGGCGTCTGAGGGGGAGAAGGGCGtgaagggggggaaggaggaggtgatggaggtggaggaggaggtgatggaggttatgggggtggaggtgtccGGGATGGACATGGTCACCCTGCAAG GTATAATAGGCAGTGCAATGGCAGATGAACAGCAGATGCTGGCGCATTTGCCGGATTGGCTGAAAA ATATTCTTGACATCCACTCTTCCCCGTCCGAGGGAGCGGTGGACAGGCAGGAGAGGAAGACGAAGGTCGACGCATGGATGGAGAAGGTCCTGAAGCCGGTGAGGGAGGGGCTCCACGCTCTGCCCGACGGCCGGGTCAAGGACGTGG TCTCGTGGGTGGTCTTGAAACTCTTACCCTTGATCACCGAATGGAAATGGGGAACCACAGCCAACTTCATCTATCACAGTCCAG ACGAGTTCATTCCAGAGTGTCTGAGGTCTACGGAGAACCTCCAGCTGGTTGACGCTGGTCTGTTCCTGAACTCACCATACCCTCCGTTCCTCGGGCCGAGGAGGGACGTGGACCTCATCATCTCCCTGGACTTCTCCCTGGGGCAGAgcctggag AGCCTGATCCTGGCCAGGGATTATGCAGTCGAGGTGGGGAAGCCGTTCCCAGTGATAGACGACACGGTCCTGGAGGAAATGGACTGGCCCAGGGACTTCTACGTGTTCCCGGGTGGTCGTTCCGCGCCCACCATCGTTTACATGCCTCTCTTCAACCAAAGGAACTGCAGAG ACGCAGCCGAGGTGAAGTCCAAGATGGCGGAGTACACTACAGTCCAGATGCCGTACAACCAGAAGAAGATAGCTGGCCTGTTGAAGATAGCCATGGACAACATgaagaacaacaaaaacaaactgaTGCTCGAGATGCACAGTGCTGCTGTTCGCAAGCAGGAACGCAG ATCATAG
- the LOC132453022 gene encoding cytosolic phospholipase A2 beta-like isoform X2: MMKDATNKEPASLLSLGEQQFVSARKEGIRNSLQSLGMHINADSVPHIALLGSGGGQRAAVALLGSLQQMGQDDLLDTLLYMGGVSGSGWAMASLYTDPQWSTNTAAALARLTQPGPGVDDIVDWLRVRAEQEDFSLSDLWGSLLSSSVMKQMDRTRLSDEAKRQTTNPYPVYSALEQNCYLDGQTKGKWFELTPHESGFTELNHFTPTSQLGQRPSDSGASEGEKGVKGGKEEVMEVEEEVMEVMGVEVSGMDMVTLQGIIGSAMADEQQMLAHLPDWLKNILDIHSSPSEGAVDRQERKTKVDAWMEKVLKPVREGLHALPDGRVKDVVSWVVLKLLPLITEWKWGTTANFIYHSPDEFIPECLRSTENLQLVDAGLFLNSPYPPFLGPRRDVDLIISLDFSLGQSLESLILARDYAVEVGKPFPVIDDTVLEEMDWPRDFYVFPGGRSAPTIVYMPLFNQRNCRDAAEVKSKMAEYTTVQMPYNQKKIAGLLKIAMDNMKNNKNKLMLEMHSAAVRKQERRS; this comes from the exons ATGATGAAGGACGCTACAAACAAG GAACCAGCCAGTCTGCTGTCCCTCGGAGAACAGCAGTTTGTCTCAGCGAGGAAGGAGGGGATCAGGAATTCACTCCAAAGTCTGGGGATGCACATTAATGCG gactCGGTGCCCCACATCGCCCTgctgggctctgggggggggcagagggcgGCTGTGGCTCTCCTGGGGTCTCTCCAGCAGATGGGGCAGGACGACCTGCTGGACACCCTGCTCTACATGGGAGGAGTGTCTGGGTCTGGCTG GGCCATGGCGTCCCTCTACACCGACCCCCAGTGGAGCACCAACACGGCCGCAGCTCTGGCCAGGCTGACCCAGCCCGGCCCGGGGGTGGACGACATCGTGGACTGGCTGAGGGTCCGCGCGGAGCAGGAGGACTTCTCCCTCTCCGACCTCTGGgggtccctcctctcctccagcgtCATGAAGCAG ATGGACCGCACGCGCCTCTCCGACGAGGCCAAGAGACAAACCACCAACCCGTATCCGGTCTACAGTGCGCTGGAACAAAACTGCTACTTGGACGGCCAGACAAAAG gcaaaTGGTTTGAGTTGACTCCTCATGAGTCGGGCTTCACAGAGCTGAATCActtcacccccacctcccagcTGGGCCAAAGACCCTCAGACAGTGGGGCGTCTGAGGGGGAGAAGGGCGtgaagggggggaaggaggaggtgatggaggtggaggaggaggtgatggaggttatgggggtggaggtgtccGGGATGGACATGGTCACCCTGCAAG GTATAATAGGCAGTGCAATGGCAGATGAACAGCAGATGCTGGCGCATTTGCCGGATTGGCTGAAAA ATATTCTTGACATCCACTCTTCCCCGTCCGAGGGAGCGGTGGACAGGCAGGAGAGGAAGACGAAGGTCGACGCATGGATGGAGAAGGTCCTGAAGCCGGTGAGGGAGGGGCTCCACGCTCTGCCCGACGGCCGGGTCAAGGACGTGG TCTCGTGGGTGGTCTTGAAACTCTTACCCTTGATCACCGAATGGAAATGGGGAACCACAGCCAACTTCATCTATCACAGTCCAG ACGAGTTCATTCCAGAGTGTCTGAGGTCTACGGAGAACCTCCAGCTGGTTGACGCTGGTCTGTTCCTGAACTCACCATACCCTCCGTTCCTCGGGCCGAGGAGGGACGTGGACCTCATCATCTCCCTGGACTTCTCCCTGGGGCAGAgcctggag AGCCTGATCCTGGCCAGGGATTATGCAGTCGAGGTGGGGAAGCCGTTCCCAGTGATAGACGACACGGTCCTGGAGGAAATGGACTGGCCCAGGGACTTCTACGTGTTCCCGGGTGGTCGTTCCGCGCCCACCATCGTTTACATGCCTCTCTTCAACCAAAGGAACTGCAGAG ACGCAGCCGAGGTGAAGTCCAAGATGGCGGAGTACACTACAGTCCAGATGCCGTACAACCAGAAGAAGATAGCTGGCCTGTTGAAGATAGCCATGGACAACATgaagaacaacaaaaacaaactgaTGCTCGAGATGCACAGTGCTGCTGTTCGCAAGCAGGAACGCAG ATCATAG